In the Streptomyces sp. cg36 genome, one interval contains:
- the gcvH gene encoding glycine cleavage system protein GcvH produces MANLPDDLQYTLFHEWVRDEGDGVMAVGLTDYARQALGDIEILDLPEQGRTVAAKEAVGVVESVKAANDIYSPFSGEIVATNEEAVAAPGTVNTDPYGTWLFKVAASAGGPTEELLSAEEYRAATGA; encoded by the coding sequence ATGGCCAACCTGCCCGATGACCTGCAGTACACCCTGTTCCACGAGTGGGTCCGCGACGAGGGCGACGGCGTGATGGCGGTGGGCCTCACCGACTACGCCCGCCAGGCCCTGGGCGACATCGAGATCCTCGACCTGCCCGAGCAGGGGAGAACCGTCGCCGCCAAGGAGGCGGTCGGCGTCGTGGAGTCGGTGAAGGCCGCCAACGACATCTACTCGCCCTTCAGCGGTGAGATCGTCGCGACCAACGAGGAGGCCGTCGCGGCACCCGGCACGGTCAACACCGACCCGTACGGCACCTGGCTGTTCAAGGTCGCCGCGTCGGCGGGCGGGCCCACCGAGGAGCTGCTCAGCGCCGAGGAGTACCGGGCGGCGACGGGCGCCTGA
- a CDS encoding glycosyl hydrolase family 18 protein, translated as MRRMRSLRAVLTATVTAVTAAGLAVIGGGTAQAATPLPAHVFAPYFEAWTGESPAALAAQSGAKHLTMAFIQTASKGSCTPYWNGDSGMPIASGTFGSDIKAIQANGGDVIPSFGGYTADTTGTEIADSCTDVSQIAAAYEKVITTYDVSRLDMDIEVDSLDNSAGIDRRNKAIKQVQDWAAANGRKVEISYTLPTTTSGLASSGLAVLQNAVSNGARIDVANIMTFDYYDNATHNMANDTQTAAQGLYNQLARLYPAKTSAQLWGMIGVTEMPGVDDFGPAETFSLANATQVYNWAVSKGINTLSFWALQRDNGSCPGGAAADNCSGIQQNTWDFSHIFEPFTSGTTAPTNDFSVTATPASGSVTAGGSATSTVKTAVTAGQAQTVNLSVTGAPAGVTATLSPSSVTAGGSATLTVATTSATVSGTYTLTITGTGSSASHAATYALTVTGGSGHQCTAPAWASGTVYTGGQQVSHKGHTWKAKWWTLGEEPGTTGEWGVWQDLGAC; from the coding sequence ATGAGACGCATGCGTTCCCTCCGCGCGGTCCTCACCGCGACCGTCACCGCCGTGACCGCGGCGGGCCTGGCCGTGATCGGCGGCGGCACCGCCCAGGCCGCCACGCCGCTGCCGGCCCACGTCTTCGCCCCCTACTTCGAGGCATGGACCGGCGAGAGCCCCGCCGCCCTGGCCGCCCAGTCCGGCGCGAAGCACCTGACCATGGCCTTCATCCAGACCGCCAGCAAGGGGTCGTGCACGCCGTACTGGAACGGCGACAGCGGCATGCCCATCGCGTCGGGCACCTTCGGCAGCGACATCAAGGCGATCCAGGCCAACGGCGGAGACGTCATCCCGTCGTTCGGCGGATACACCGCGGACACCACCGGCACCGAGATCGCCGACAGCTGCACCGACGTCAGCCAGATCGCCGCCGCGTACGAGAAGGTCATCACGACCTACGACGTCAGCCGGCTGGACATGGACATCGAGGTCGACTCGCTGGACAACAGCGCGGGCATCGACCGGCGCAACAAAGCGATCAAGCAGGTCCAGGACTGGGCCGCCGCCAACGGCCGCAAGGTCGAGATCTCGTACACCCTGCCCACCACGACCTCCGGCCTCGCCTCCAGCGGCCTGGCGGTGCTCCAGAACGCGGTGAGCAACGGCGCGCGCATCGACGTCGCGAACATCATGACGTTCGACTACTACGACAACGCCACCCACAACATGGCCAACGACACCCAGACCGCGGCCCAGGGGCTGTACAACCAGCTGGCGCGGCTCTACCCGGCCAAGACCTCCGCGCAGCTGTGGGGAATGATCGGCGTCACCGAGATGCCGGGCGTCGACGACTTCGGCCCGGCCGAGACGTTCTCGCTGGCCAACGCCACCCAGGTGTACAACTGGGCGGTCTCCAAGGGCATCAACACCCTCTCCTTCTGGGCGCTCCAGCGCGACAACGGCAGCTGCCCCGGCGGCGCCGCGGCCGACAACTGCTCCGGCATCCAGCAGAACACCTGGGACTTCAGCCACATCTTCGAGCCCTTCACCTCGGGCACCACGGCTCCCACCAATGACTTCTCGGTGACGGCCACCCCCGCCTCCGGCTCGGTCACCGCGGGCGGCTCCGCCACCAGCACGGTCAAGACGGCGGTCACCGCCGGCCAGGCGCAGACCGTGAACCTCAGCGTCACCGGGGCACCGGCGGGCGTCACCGCCACGCTCAGCCCGTCCTCGGTCACCGCGGGCGGCTCCGCCACCCTCACCGTGGCCACCACCTCGGCCACCGTGTCGGGCACCTACACCCTGACCATCACCGGTACGGGCAGCTCCGCCAGCCACGCGGCGACCTACGCCCTCACCGTCACCGGTGGCAGCGGCCACCAGTGCACGGCCCCGGCGTGGGCCTCCGGCACCGTCTACACCGGCGGCCAGCAGGTCTCGCACAAGGGTCACACCTGGAAGGCGAAGTGGTGGACGCTGGGCGAGGAGCCCGGCACCACCGGCGAGTGGGGCGTGTGGCAGGACCTCGGCGCCTGCTGA
- a CDS encoding cupin domain-containing protein translates to MTGLVRKSFDAPEEVRPFEDGKGRLELLDAGAGQVGRATFEPGWRWSEHVKPIAKTDSCQAAHAGYVVSGRLKVVMDDGQDEEFGPGDYMNAAPGHDAWVVGDEPCVIIDWLGYGDYAKP, encoded by the coding sequence ATGACCGGTCTCGTACGGAAGAGCTTCGATGCGCCGGAGGAGGTCCGCCCCTTCGAGGACGGCAAGGGGCGCCTGGAACTGCTGGACGCGGGCGCGGGGCAGGTCGGCCGTGCCACGTTCGAACCGGGCTGGCGCTGGTCCGAGCACGTGAAGCCGATCGCCAAGACCGACAGCTGCCAGGCCGCGCACGCCGGGTACGTCGTCTCCGGTCGGCTGAAGGTCGTCATGGACGACGGCCAGGACGAGGAGTTCGGCCCCGGCGACTACATGAACGCCGCCCCCGGCCACGACGCCTGGGTCGTCGGCGACGAGCCGTGCGTGATCATCGACTGGCTGGGCTACGGCGACTACGCGAAGCCGTAG
- a CDS encoding NUDIX domain-containing protein, with protein MRIPRAAARVAVLDPAGSVFMFRYDNEEVGVHWALPGGGLNCYETPRRGAERELCEETGWKDVEAGPTLCLWVHDFTRAGVRVRQREHVFLASGPRRDPFGDLADAHARDGIQRGRWWSPGELSGATEPLWPPQLPELLADVRRSGPPAEPVDLGFVPNTTVRRR; from the coding sequence ATGCGCATACCCAGAGCAGCGGCCCGCGTCGCGGTGCTGGACCCGGCGGGTTCGGTCTTCATGTTCCGGTACGACAACGAGGAGGTCGGCGTCCACTGGGCGTTGCCGGGCGGCGGTCTGAACTGCTACGAGACGCCCCGGCGGGGAGCCGAGCGCGAGCTGTGCGAGGAGACCGGCTGGAAGGACGTGGAGGCCGGGCCGACGCTGTGCCTGTGGGTGCACGACTTCACCCGGGCCGGGGTGCGCGTACGCCAGCGCGAGCACGTCTTCCTGGCCTCCGGCCCGCGCCGGGACCCCTTCGGCGACCTCGCCGACGCCCACGCGCGGGACGGGATCCAGCGCGGGCGCTGGTGGTCGCCCGGCGAACTGTCCGGCGCCACCGAGCCGCTGTGGCCGCCGCAGCTGCCGGAACTGCTCGCGGACGTGCGCCGGTCGGGCCCGCCCGCGGAGCCGGTGGATCTCGGGTTCGTCCCGAACACCACGGTCCGCCGGCGCTGA
- a CDS encoding UBP-type zinc finger domain-containing protein has translation MTEPSDPHLSLVRDVTPGTPQGCADCLREGTPWVHLRLCLTCGHVGCCDSSPRRHARAHAADAGHPVVRSFEPGEEWRWCFVHEALV, from the coding sequence ATGACCGAGCCGTCCGACCCGCACCTGTCCCTGGTCCGCGACGTCACCCCCGGGACGCCGCAGGGCTGCGCGGACTGTCTGCGCGAGGGCACGCCGTGGGTGCATCTGCGGCTCTGCCTCACCTGCGGACACGTCGGCTGCTGCGACTCTTCTCCGCGGCGGCACGCCCGCGCGCACGCGGCCGACGCCGGCCATCCCGTCGTCCGCTCCTTCGAGCCGGGCGAGGAGTGGCGGTGGTGCTTCGTCCACGAGGCGCTGGTCTGA
- a CDS encoding helix-turn-helix transcriptional regulator — MAGVGVPEPHAGWTFLTNYARVLAAIADDANARIRDLAAHCRLTERAVQKIISDLEQGGYLSHTRQGRSNTYRIAPGTPLRHPAEAEAGLTVATLLSVLAHHDQERGVPLSEPSRPARAAERADADQ, encoded by the coding sequence ATGGCTGGAGTTGGAGTACCCGAACCGCACGCCGGATGGACGTTCCTGACCAATTACGCACGCGTGCTCGCCGCCATCGCGGACGACGCCAACGCGCGCATCCGCGATCTCGCGGCGCACTGCCGGCTCACCGAGCGCGCGGTCCAGAAGATCATTTCCGATCTGGAGCAGGGCGGCTACCTCTCCCACACCCGCCAGGGCCGCTCCAACACCTACCGCATCGCACCGGGGACTCCCCTGCGCCATCCGGCCGAGGCCGAGGCCGGACTCACGGTGGCGACGCTCCTCTCCGTCCTCGCCCACCACGACCAGGAGCGCGGCGTCCCGCTCAGCGAGCCCTCCCGTCCGGCGCGGGCGGCGGAGAGGGCGGACGCGGACCAGTAG
- a CDS encoding STAS domain-containing protein: MTERADHARYSAGAGFPRTGPARTVTFFPPARLRTRTVIDGDRVLVTVFGDLDLDTEQALRRTLATALERGPGGVDLDLSEVGFCDCSGLNVLLSARQQALGDGKAIVLCAASDAVARVLELSRTLPLFAPGAPED, from the coding sequence ATGACGGAACGTGCCGATCACGCTCGGTACAGCGCCGGCGCGGGGTTCCCGCGGACCGGACCGGCTCGTACCGTCACCTTCTTCCCGCCCGCGAGGCTGCGGACCCGGACGGTGATCGACGGTGACCGGGTCCTCGTGACCGTCTTCGGTGACCTCGACCTGGACACGGAACAGGCGCTGCGGCGCACCCTGGCGACCGCGCTCGAACGCGGCCCCGGCGGCGTCGACCTCGATCTGAGCGAGGTCGGGTTCTGCGACTGCTCGGGCCTCAACGTCCTGCTGAGTGCCCGTCAGCAGGCCCTGGGGGACGGCAAGGCGATCGTGCTGTGCGCCGCCAGCGACGCGGTGGCACGGGTCCTCGAACTCAGCCGCACGCTTCCCCTGTTCGCCCCCGGCGCGCCCGAGGACTGA